Genomic DNA from Mycobacterium stomatepiae:
TGCACTGCGATCCGGTCGCCCGGTTTCTCTACTACAACATGGAGGGCGAGGGACCGTTCGGGATGCGCAACTACCTCGCGACGACCGAGGTCGACGACCTCGGCGATAAGCGCGCGCGTGTGACATTCCGCGGCCGGTTCGATCTTCCCGCCGACGCTCCAGACGCGATCGTGAAGCCGTTCATCGAGCGCATCTACGACTCGATCATCCACGACATCGCGACGACGGTCGCCGCGCGAGCCGGAGTGGTGTGAGCTGCGCATGAACCCCGATCACGTCGGCGCAGCGACCGCGCTGCCCAGCGATGCGCCGATCGAGCCCAGGACCACCCGGCCTGTCAAACTCTGGGCTGTCATCGGTTGCCTGATGTGGATTCTGCAGGTGTTTGTGTTGGTGAAATGGCTGACTGGGCCATTCTTCGAGCAAGTTCCCTCGGGGCCTGTCGATCCCCCAACATCGATGAAGGTCGCGATCGTCGCATTTCTCGTTGTCGAGTGGACCTTGTTCGCGGTGTTCGGCTACCGATGGGTCATCAGACCCCTCGTTCGAGATCGGCGGTTGTCCTTCGACGGGATGATGTTTCTCTGCTGGTGCGGGTGGTACTGGTTTTGGGATCCGTTCGGCAACTACCTCAGCATCACCTACAGCTACAACGCGTGGGTGCCCAACGTGGGTTCGTGGACGAACGATATCCCCGGGTGGAATACGCCGGGATCGCCCGGCGCGCAGGTGCCCGAGCCGTGGCTGTTCACCGGGGGTCTTTACGGCACCGTGATCGTCGCGACATCGATGCTTGGGTGTGCCATCATGCGAGCCTTGCGACGGCGATACCCGCACCTGGGCGTGGTGGGGCTACTCATCACCACCTACGTGATATTCGTTGTGCTGGCAACACTTCTGGAACTCTTGTGGATGCGCGTTGGCTTCTACACCTACCTCGCCACGCCATCGGGTCTCCCTGTTTTCTTTCCAGACACCTACTACAAATATCCCTTCGTCGAGGGCATGTTCTTTTCCGGGATGCTGACGTCAATGGTCTATCTGCGTTGGTCGATCAACGACCGCGGTGAATCGGTCGCTGGACGCGGTATCACGACCATGCGGATCGCCAACGGGCCGAAATCAGGCATCCGGTTGATGTCCATCGTGGGATTCACCAACGTGATCGTGTTTCTCGTCTTCTACGTGCCGTATCTGCTCATCTGGAGTCCGCACCCGGAAAAGGTCCCACTCGACATCCAGCGCCGCTCCTACTTCATGAACGGGTTGTGCGGGCCGCAGACACATATCGCCTGCCCGGACAAGAACGTTCCGCTGTTGAGGGAAGGCTCCGTCACGATCACGCCCGATGGCAAACTCTACATCCCCGATGGTGTCCAGTTGCCCAGCGGACCAACCACTTTCGACGAAGCGCAGCGCCTATATGAAGAAGGGCGGCGATGATGGACCGCGACGTATTACTGGGATACGCGTGTTGGGCGATCGCGACAACACTGGGAGTCGTCATCGCGATCATCATCATCGCCAGCGTCGTAACGTGGACAACCGCCTGACGCAAGCCCTCGTCAGCTTCGGCGACGAGCGCTCGCGCGCGTTGCGCCACTCCTATTGATCGCCGGCTTGCGGCGCGACAACGCCTTCGGTAATCATCCAGTCGCGCAACACATCCGCCGTATCTGCCCCGATCGGGGGAGGCGGTGTCGGACGCCGCGGGACAGTTCTACTGAACCGCGGTGCGGGTGCCGGCTGAGTTATCCCGCCGACCTCGATGAAAGTGTCCCGGGCCGCCAGGTGGGGATGACCGGCGGCTTCGGTCAGTGACAACACGGGCGCCACGCAGGCGTCGGTGCCTTCGAACACTGTCACCCACTCGTCCTGAGTCCGCGCCGAGAATGCTTGTGCGATTGCCTCCCGCAACTGTGGCCACATCGACGCATCGTCGCGCCCGGCCAGGTCTTCTGGAATCCCAAGCAGCTGAGTGAATTCGGCGTAGAACTTGGACTCCAGGGCGCCGACGGCCATCCACCGGTCATCGGCGGTGCGGTAGGTGTCGTACCAGGGCGCGCCGGTGTCGAGGAAGTTGTGCCCCCGCTGATCGACCCACTGCCCGGCGGCCATCAGTCCGTGCAAGAGCGCGGTCAGCGAGCTCGCGCCGTCGACGATCGCCGCGTCGACGATCTGACCGCGCCCGGAGCGGCTGGCTTCCCACACCGCGGCGAGCACGCCGATGACGAGAAATGTTGAACCACCGCCGAAGTCACCGACCAGGTTCACCGGTGGGACCGGCGGTTGACCGGCGCGACCGATCGAGGCGAGCGCCCCGGTGATCGCGATGTACCCGATGTCGTGGCCGGTGGCCGATGCCAACGGGCCCGACTGACCCCAGCCGGTCATGCGCCCGTAGACCAGTCGTGGGTTGACGTTCCAGCAGTCGGCCGGGCCCAGCCCGAGGCGTTCGGTGACGCCCGGCCGGAATCCTTCGAGCAACACGTCGGCCTGGGCGGCCAGGGCCAATACGGTGCGCACCCCTTCGGGCTCGCGCAGGTCCACGACGATCGATCGGCGGTTGCGCCGCAACACATCCTGTTCGGGGGGAACCGAACTGGCGGCAGGACCGGGACGCTCGACCCGCACGACGTCGGCGCCCATATCGGCCAACAGCATTGCTGCATAAGGCCCGGGACCGATACCGGCGAGTTCAATGACCTTGAGCCCGTTGAGGGGGCCTGTGGTAGAGCTCTCCGTCACGACTTGGGCCGCCGGCCCAGCCGACGACGCCAGTCGTGCATCTCGACCAGCCGAAGTACGGCGCCAACGATCCGGGCCTTGCGCGATAAGTAAGGGTACCAATGTGTTTCGGTGGGCAGGCTGACCTTCTCGCTGACCACTGCTTGGGTGCGACAGTATTTCCGGATCCCGTCGGCCCCGCCCATCCGGTGGCCGAGGCCGGATGCCTTCCAGCCGCCCATCGGCAGTGGAAATTGGAATACGTGGATCATGGCGTTGTTGATGTTGACTCCGCCGGCTTCGATACGCCGGCTTACTCGTTCGGCGCGATCCTTGCTTGCCGTCCACACGCTGGCTCCCAGGCCGTACGTGGTGTCGTTGGCCATCGCGATGGCTTCCTCTTCGCTCGACACCTTCATGATCGGCAGCAGGGGCCCGAATGTCTCCTCGCGCATGCAAGCCATCGTGTGGTCGACGTCGACCAGCACGGTGGGTGGGTAGAACAAGCCTCGCTCTGCTCGTTTTCCACCGGTGAGCACCCGTGCCCCGCGGGCCACCGCATCGTTGACATGCCGCTCGACGATCTCCATCTGCGCTTCGTTGGCCAGCGCGCCGATATCGGCGGAGAAGCTGCCGGCGGCATCGTGGCCCTGGCGGAGCTTGTTGACCTGTTCGACCAGCCGAGTGGTGAATTCGTCGTATAGCGGTGCTTCTACGTGATCCGTTCGACGGCGACGCAGGACTGACCCGAGTTGAACAGTCCACCCCAAATCGCTCCGCGAACCGTCCGCGGCAGCGGGGCATCGGACAACACGATCATCGCGTCTTTGCCGCCGAGTTCGAGGCTGACCGGGATCAGTCGCTCGGCGCAGCGGATGCCGACTTGGCGGCCGGTCTTGGTGGATCCGGTGAACTGCACCATGTCGACGGCGTCCACAACCGCCCGGCCGGTTTCGCCTCGGCCGGTTACGCAGCCGAGCACGGGAGGAGCGCCAATCTCGCTCCAGCCCCGCACCACCTCGGCCCAGCCCAACGGCGTTTCCTCGGACGGCTTGGTGAGTACAGCCGCACCGGCCATCAATGCTTGTGGCACGTCGAGCATCGGCATGCCCAGCGGATAGTTCCACGGGGTGATTACGCCGACGAGTTCGTAAGGGCGGTAACGGATGTGGAGACCCTTCGTCGCCGAGGCGGGTTCGTACGGGCGACGAGTCTCGTCGGCCAGGAATTCTGCGCCATGCTTGGTGTAGTAGTTGATGACCTCCATGCACACCAGCAGTTCGATCTGCGCATCACCCCAGGATTTTCCGGCCTCGCGGTGAACCAGGCCGAGAATGCGGTCCTGGTTGTCGACGATCCAATCCAGCCAGCGCCGCAGATACGCCGCGCGGCCTTGCGGACCTAATGCCTCCCACGCCGGCTGTGCCGATCGGAGCTCGCCGGCCAGCCGCGCCACTTCGTCGGCCGGCACGTTGGGAACCACGCCGGCGATCGAGCCGTCGGCGGGGTTATGTACCTCGACCACCGCAGCTTCGGCAGGCTTTTTGGGCTGACTCTTCGGTGGGGTCTTCGCAGTAGTCAACGTCAGTCCTCTATACGAATCGCAGCAACGGGACACATCATTGCGGCTTCCTCAACCGCTTTGCGCCGATCCTCGCCGGGGTGGGCATCGAGTACCGTCACCCATTCCTTGTCGTCTTCGATTTCGAATACGTCTGGTGCGGCGATCGTGCACTCTCCGTGCAGTTCGCAGCGATCGTTGTCGACGATGACCTTCATTCGCGTCGGTCCCGGTGCTCAGGCGGGGGTGATGGTGACAGGCAGTTCGTATACGCCCCTCGAATAAGCATCGCGGATGTAGCTGATGTCCCCGGCGGGGGTGATGTCCTTGGTCCGCCGCAGCAGTTCTTCCATCAGGATCTTCATCTCCAGTCCCGCGACATGCTTGCCCAGGCACTGGTGCGGGCCGCGGCCGAAGCTGACATGTGGGTTCTTCTCGCGGGCCAGGTCGAAGTTGTTGGGATTATCGAACGCGCGCTCGTCGAAATTGCCGGCGGCGAACAGCATCAGCACGATATCGCCTTCTTTGATTTCTTGACCGTGTAATTCGTGATCGGCGGTGGCGGTCCGCACCAGATGTGTGAACGGGGTTGCGATGCGCACGATTTCCTGAATCGCGCTACCGGGGATGTCGTTGGCGCGTTCGCGCAGCCAGGCCATCTGTTGCGGGTTGCGCATCAACTCGTGCATGCCGTGGCTCAGTGCGGTGCGGTTGCTTTCGGCGGCTCCGGAGGCCAGCAACGCCACGTTGCCCATCAACTCGTCCTCGGAAATGACATCAGCCCCCGCCTGAACCAGCTGCGTGATCACGTCGTCGCCGGGTTCGTTGCGCTTGACCTCGCCCAGCTCGACCGCGTAGCCAAGCAGCGCGAAGATCGCCTGCATCACGTACTCGAAGGAGGGGGTGATGCGGGTATCGAATGGCGCGGCGAACGTGTCGACCCAGGCGAAGAACTTCTCCCGGTCGCCGCTGGGGACGCCCAATACGTCGCCGAGTGCCTCCATCGGCATCGCGTGACCGATGTCGGTGACGAAATTGAACGTGCCCTTTTCCAGGGCCGCGTCGACGATGTTGACGGCATACTCGCGGAACTTGTCCTCGAGTTTCTTGACCATCCCGGGCGTGAACGCCTTGCTCATCACCCCCCGCTGGGTGCGGTGCTTGGCGCCATCCATCGTCAGCATCGCCGGCTTGCCCCCGACCTTCGGGTCGAGCGGGGTCACCTTCCACATGTTGACCCCGCCGCGGTCGGCGGCGTAGAGCTCGGAATTACGGTCGACCGCCCAGATGTCGTCGTGGCGGCTGACGATCCAGGCGCGATCGATCAGCATCGGATCGTTGAATTCGTGCAAGTAGCAGGGTGCCTCATCGCGCAGATAGGCGTACTGCTCCAACGGCAGCCCGAACGTCGTTGGGTCGCCGTTGGCGTAAGTGTCGGCGTCCAGTACGCGGATGTCGGGTTTTGCCGTCGTCATCTATCGACTCCTCATCGAGAAACACAAGAGATCGGGGGCCCTCGGGCCGATCCGCCCCCTACGGATTATGAGTTAAGCAGTCGCAATTATGGTTGGTGGGTGTGGAGAGTGTCAAGCGTCATAGTCGCTCCGTAACGTGTCGGGGGTCATAGGCGAAAGGCCAGGTCAGCGGGATGGGCGCAGGCCGAACGTGGACGAGATGATGTCGCGCTGGATCTCGTTGGTTCCCGCGTAGATCGTGGGAGCGATGCTGAGTCTCAGGTGCCGCTCCATGTCGAATTCCGTGCTGTAGCCGTAGCCACCCATCATTTGAACACCTTCTAGCGCAACCTTTTTCGCCGTCTCGGTCACTTTCACCTTGGACATCGAGGTGGCGCGGACCCATTCCTCGGGTGCCCCGATCTGGTGTTCGATGTGGTGCACGGTCGCGTAGGTGAGCGCCCGTGCGGATTCGATCTCGATGGCCAGGTCGGCGATGCGATGCCGGAGAGCTTGGAACGACCCGATCGGGGCGCCGAACTGTTCGCGCTCGGCGACGTAGGCCAGCAGGTCGTCGAAGGCGCGTTGCGCCATGCCCAGGCCCTGTGCTGCGCAGACCATTCGTTCGCCGTTCAGGCCGGCCATGATCTGCTTCCACGCGTTGCCCTCGGTGCCCACGACCGCCGATTCGGGAACGAACACGTCGGTGAAAAACAGGTCGTTGACCTCGCTGCCGCCCATCGTCGAGATCGGGCGGATTTGCAGGCCTTCCGTGTCGGTTGGTACCTCCAGCAGCGTCAGGCCGTCATGCGGCTTGACACCGCGCGAGCTGCGCACCACTACCAGGATCGTGGTCGCGAATTGCGCGTCGGAGCACCACGTTTTTTGGCCCCGCACCCGCCAGCCGCCGTCGACCTTCTCGGCTTTACAGCTGACGCCCGCCGCGTCCGAGCCGGCGCCGGGTTCGGAAATGCTGATCGACATCACTTTGCCCGAGCAGATGGCGCCCAGCGCCGACACCTTCTGCTCCTCGGTGGCAAACCGCTTGTAGATGCCGGCGACGGTATGAGAGCTGCCCGCGCCGTGAACGGGCGCCAGGCCGCGCCAGAGTTGCTCGAACAAGATGACCTGCTCGGTCAATCCGCCGCCGCTGCCACCGTACTCTTCGGGTATCGAGACTCCGAGATAGCCTGTGTCCGCGAGCTTTTGGTAGAGACCCGGATGGTGCTGTTCGGCGCCGTTGTCGGGCAACGCATCCCGCTGCTCGCGAGTGCCGCATTCCTTGCGACAGAAGTCGCGCACGGCGACGCCGAAGTCCCGCTGCTCTTCGGTGAGTCCCACCGCGTCCATCTCAGCTCCTTCACAGAACGACCGCTCGCGTCAACGAAGGTTAGCGTAGTCCGGCACTTGTAGTCACAGTGGTTCGGTTCGCTTCGAATGGTAGGCGGGGGCTTTTGACCGGTCAACACCGCTATCATCAGGCCTTGCTAAGGCTTGAGCGGTTGAGGGGGTCGCTCCGGCCTAAGCGGTGTCGCGACCGAGTTGGGGTTCTCGGGGTGAGCAGTCGAGATAACGGTCGTTTACGATGGGTGAATAGCACTGATACAGTCGATTCCGGCTTGAGAAGGAGCGTTATGGGATATCCGCTGCCGCGCGAGACGGCGCTTCGAGGTCCATTCGCGCCGATGCGGTTCGAGGCGACCGTCGAGGAATGCATCGTCAGTCAGGGTGAGATCCCCAAAGACCTCGCCGGTGGCTACTACCGGGTGGGCCCCACCTGGAAGCGTCCGACCAAACAAGGCACCAACCCATTGCTGAGTATGGACGGAATGGTCCAGGCGATCACGTTCGAGAACGGGCGTGCGGACTTCCGCAACCGCTGGGTGCGGACCCCGAAGTACCTGCTGGAGGAGAAGCACCAACGCGGCATGTTCGCCTGGACGGACGGTGGCTTTCACGACTGGCGCGACTTCGCGTACGGCGACGTGGAACGAGACCGCGACAACGCGTACACGCCGCAGGGGACCAACAACATCAACGTGTTCCCGTTCGCGGGCCACATGGTGGTGTCGGGAGAGCAGGGCGGCGCCCCGATCGCCATCGACCCGATCACGTTGGAGACCAAGGGCATCGTCGACTGGTCACCTGCGCTGTCGCCGGGTTTGCACGAGCCGGTGGTGTTCGGCGATTGCTCCTTTGCCGCGCACCCGAAATGGGACCACGACACCGGTGTGCTGTACGGCTGGACCTACCGTGACGTCGCGCCGTTCGTCACCTTGCACACCGTTCATCCCGACGGCCGCGTCGACTCCCGTGAGATATGGGATGCGCCGTATAACACAGTGGCCCACGATATTTGGCTCACCCCGGAATGGATGGTGATGCCGTTCCAGCCCTTCACCGTGAGCAAGGAGCGTATCGGGAAGGGGCTCGGCATCTGGGGCTGGGAAACCGACTTGCCGATCACCCTGGCGCTGATTCCCCGCCATGACCACGAAGCCGAGATTCGCTGGATCACCACCGGATTGCCCGCGCAGTACGTGATGCACACGATGCAGGCCAACGTCCGCGACGGCAAGCTGCTCTTGGACGCACCGATCTTCAACAGGCCGCCGTTCCCATTCGAACAGGATTTCGCGGAAGGCGACGAGGTCGCATTGTTCTTCTCGATCGCCTCGAGCAGGCTGGGCCGCTGGACGGTCGACCTGGCCACCGGTGACACGAAGAGCGAACTGCTATCGGATCGGCCCAGCGAGCTTCCCAAGGTCGACGAGCGGTTCTTCGGCAAGGGTTACCGATGGGGCTATCAGGTTGGCGGCGTGGTGAAACGCAACGGGATGTCGATGAACAGCCTGGTGGTCACCGACATGGAGACTTTGTCGGACCGGGTGTACCAGATCCGCGACGGACAACCGGCCGCGGTGCTGGAGGCCAGCTTCGCGCCACGCCACAAAGACTCGCCGGAGGGCGATGGTTATGTGATCGTCCCGGTCTCGTGGTGGGCCGAGAAGCGCAGTGAGTACATGATTTTCGACACCGACGACATTACCCAGGGGCCCATCTGCACGATCGAGCTGCCATTTGCCTTCGGCTGGACTCCACACGGTCACTGGATGGACTTCCGGTAAGTGACCCTCGCGCAGACACGATCGGTTTTCACTCGGGAGCACGAGCAGTTCCGCGACGAGGTGCGCCGGTTCCTCGACGCCGACGTCGTGCCGGAATATTCGAGTTGGCTGGCTGACGGCAAGCCCTCGCGTCGGTTTTGGCACGGGGCGGCCAAAGCCGGCATCTTGGGGATCGGTGTCCCGGAGCAATTCGGCGGCCTGCCCGGGTCGGACTATCGGCACAGTGCCGTCGTCACCGAGGAGATTCAGGCCCGAGGCCTCGCCATCGGAGGCTTACGCGTACAGACGGATATCTGCCTGCCCTATCTGCTGCACCACGGCTCCGACGAACAGCGCGCCAGATGGCTGCCCCGAATGGCGTCCGGTGACGTTGTCGTCGCGCTCGGACTCTCCGAACCCGGAGCCGGCTCCGACCTCAAGGCGATGTCGACCCGGGCCCGCCGGTCCGGCGATCACTACGTAGTGAACGGCGCCAAGACGTTCATCTCCAATGGCGCGGCTGCCGACCTGGTAATTCTGGCGGTCAAAACCGATCCGGACGCGGGTCGGCGCGGGATCAGCCTGCTGCTCGTGGACACCTCCACGCCCGGCTTCGCGCGCGGCCGCAAGCTGGACAAGCTGGGCCTTCGTGCGCAGGACCTAGCTGAGATCTCGTTCGCCGACATGCAGGTCCCGGTCGAGAACCTCCTTGGAACCGAGAACGACGGGTTCACCTATCTGACGTCCAACCTCGCCCAGGAGCGGTTGTCGATCGCGGTGAATTCACAGGCCGCGGCCAGCGCGGCGCTGTCCTGGGCAGTCGAGGATCACCAGCACACCGCCGGGGCGAGCCAGGACGTCAAGTTCACGCTGGCCCAGTGCGCGGCCGAGGTGGCGGCTGGCCAAGCCCTGATCGACCAGGCACTGTCGCGTCATGTCGAGGGGCGGCTCAGTGGCAGCGATGCCGCGATCGCCAAGCTGTACTGCACCGAGTTGCAAGGCCGGGTGGTGGATCGTTGCCTGGCGATCGCTGATCCGTCCACCGCGCTGCGCGGTGACTCCCGGTTGGGCAACGCCTATCTCGACGGCCGGGTGAGCCGGATTTACGGTGGATCCAGCGAAATCATGAAGGTAATCATCGGCCAGAGTCTTGGCCTGTGAGAGGCTGAAAGCGTGACGCCCGACGAAAAGATCCTGGCTGCCGCCGAGAAACTGTTCTTTGAACGCAGTTTCGACGGTGTCGGCGTCGACGAGATCGGCAAGGTTGCCGGCACCACCGGGTCGGCGATCTATCGCCACTTTCCCAGCAAAGATGCGATCCTGGCGGCCCTTTTCGACAAGACGCTCGACACGATTCTGGTGCGCCTCGGGGAGCCCGACGACGATCCCATCGCCGAGCTGAACAAACTGGTGCGTGCGTTTGTGGGGCTGGCGAAAAGTCACGAGCGATTGGTCTCGATTTGGCTGCGCGATCAGCGCTCGCTTGCCGAGCGCTATCGCCGGGAACACGACCGCAGGCACCGCCGCATCAATCAGCGGTGGATCGATTGTCTGAAGCGGTGTTTTCCCGATCGTTCGACTGACGAGATCACCACTGCCACACGAGGTGTGCAGTTGCTGTTGCTGTCCGAAGCGCTGCGGCCGCCCGGCGGACGACGTGCCAAGCAAGCGGAGGAGCTGCTGGCACAGATGGCATTGGCGTCGATCGGCGCGTTGGAGTTGGAAGCCGCCGCTAAGCGCTGACGAATTCCACCAGGGCGGATTCGAATACGTCCGGTGCCTCGAGCATTGGGTAATGCCCGCAGTCGGGGATTTCTACGAGGGCGGCGTTCTTCAGCTGCTTCTGCAGCCAGCGGGCCCCCTTCGCCGAGTGCACGGGGTCGTTGGTTCCGATGACCTGCAACACGGGTTGCTCCACCCGCGGGATGTCGGCCAGCAGATCGGTCGTCAGCAACGATCGGTAACAGGCCACCGCGGCCCAGGAGGGCATCCGAAGCGAGCAGCG
This window encodes:
- a CDS encoding cytochrome P450; the encoded protein is MTTAKPDIRVLDADTYANGDPTTFGLPLEQYAYLRDEAPCYLHEFNDPMLIDRAWIVSRHDDIWAVDRNSELYAADRGGVNMWKVTPLDPKVGGKPAMLTMDGAKHRTQRGVMSKAFTPGMVKKLEDKFREYAVNIVDAALEKGTFNFVTDIGHAMPMEALGDVLGVPSGDREKFFAWVDTFAAPFDTRITPSFEYVMQAIFALLGYAVELGEVKRNEPGDDVITQLVQAGADVISEDELMGNVALLASGAAESNRTALSHGMHELMRNPQQMAWLRERANDIPGSAIQEIVRIATPFTHLVRTATADHELHGQEIKEGDIVLMLFAAGNFDERAFDNPNNFDLAREKNPHVSFGRGPHQCLGKHVAGLEMKILMEELLRRTKDITPAGDISYIRDAYSRGVYELPVTITPA
- a CDS encoding CaiB/BaiF CoA transferase family protein, giving the protein MTESSTTGPLNGLKVIELAGIGPGPYAAMLLADMGADVVRVERPGPAASSVPPEQDVLRRNRRSIVVDLREPEGVRTVLALAAQADVLLEGFRPGVTERLGLGPADCWNVNPRLVYGRMTGWGQSGPLASATGHDIGYIAITGALASIGRAGQPPVPPVNLVGDFGGGSTFLVIGVLAAVWEASRSGRGQIVDAAIVDGASSLTALLHGLMAAGQWVDQRGHNFLDTGAPWYDTYRTADDRWMAVGALESKFYAEFTQLLGIPEDLAGRDDASMWPQLREAIAQAFSARTQDEWVTVFEGTDACVAPVLSLTEAAGHPHLAARDTFIEVGGITQPAPAPRFSRTVPRRPTPPPPIGADTADVLRDWMITEGVVAPQAGDQ
- a CDS encoding acyl-CoA dehydrogenase family protein — translated: MDAVGLTEEQRDFGVAVRDFCRKECGTREQRDALPDNGAEQHHPGLYQKLADTGYLGVSIPEEYGGSGGGLTEQVILFEQLWRGLAPVHGAGSSHTVAGIYKRFATEEQKVSALGAICSGKVMSISISEPGAGSDAAGVSCKAEKVDGGWRVRGQKTWCSDAQFATTILVVVRSSRGVKPHDGLTLLEVPTDTEGLQIRPISTMGGSEVNDLFFTDVFVPESAVVGTEGNAWKQIMAGLNGERMVCAAQGLGMAQRAFDDLLAYVAEREQFGAPIGSFQALRHRIADLAIEIESARALTYATVHHIEHQIGAPEEWVRATSMSKVKVTETAKKVALEGVQMMGGYGYSTEFDMERHLRLSIAPTIYAGTNEIQRDIISSTFGLRPSR
- a CDS encoding acyl-CoA dehydrogenase family protein, with amino-acid sequence MTLAQTRSVFTREHEQFRDEVRRFLDADVVPEYSSWLADGKPSRRFWHGAAKAGILGIGVPEQFGGLPGSDYRHSAVVTEEIQARGLAIGGLRVQTDICLPYLLHHGSDEQRARWLPRMASGDVVVALGLSEPGAGSDLKAMSTRARRSGDHYVVNGAKTFISNGAAADLVILAVKTDPDAGRRGISLLLVDTSTPGFARGRKLDKLGLRAQDLAEISFADMQVPVENLLGTENDGFTYLTSNLAQERLSIAVNSQAAASAALSWAVEDHQHTAGASQDVKFTLAQCAAEVAAGQALIDQALSRHVEGRLSGSDAAIAKLYCTELQGRVVDRCLAIADPSTALRGDSRLGNAYLDGRVSRIYGGSSEIMKVIIGQSLGL
- a CDS encoding TetR/AcrR family transcriptional regulator produces the protein MTPDEKILAAAEKLFFERSFDGVGVDEIGKVAGTTGSAIYRHFPSKDAILAALFDKTLDTILVRLGEPDDDPIAELNKLVRAFVGLAKSHERLVSIWLRDQRSLAERYRREHDRRHRRINQRWIDCLKRCFPDRSTDEITTATRGVQLLLLSEALRPPGGRRAKQAEELLAQMALASIGALELEAAAKR
- a CDS encoding carotenoid oxygenase family protein, with the protein product MGYPLPRETALRGPFAPMRFEATVEECIVSQGEIPKDLAGGYYRVGPTWKRPTKQGTNPLLSMDGMVQAITFENGRADFRNRWVRTPKYLLEEKHQRGMFAWTDGGFHDWRDFAYGDVERDRDNAYTPQGTNNINVFPFAGHMVVSGEQGGAPIAIDPITLETKGIVDWSPALSPGLHEPVVFGDCSFAAHPKWDHDTGVLYGWTYRDVAPFVTLHTVHPDGRVDSREIWDAPYNTVAHDIWLTPEWMVMPFQPFTVSKERIGKGLGIWGWETDLPITLALIPRHDHEAEIRWITTGLPAQYVMHTMQANVRDGKLLLDAPIFNRPPFPFEQDFAEGDEVALFFSIASSRLGRWTVDLATGDTKSELLSDRPSELPKVDERFFGKGYRWGYQVGGVVKRNGMSMNSLVVTDMETLSDRVYQIRDGQPAAVLEASFAPRHKDSPEGDGYVIVPVSWWAEKRSEYMIFDTDDITQGPICTIELPFAFGWTPHGHWMDFR
- a CDS encoding ferredoxin — its product is MKVIVDNDRCELHGECTIAAPDVFEIEDDKEWVTVLDAHPGEDRRKAVEEAAMMCPVAAIRIED
- a CDS encoding spirocyclase AveC family protein, whose product is MNPDHVGAATALPSDAPIEPRTTRPVKLWAVIGCLMWILQVFVLVKWLTGPFFEQVPSGPVDPPTSMKVAIVAFLVVEWTLFAVFGYRWVIRPLVRDRRLSFDGMMFLCWCGWYWFWDPFGNYLSITYSYNAWVPNVGSWTNDIPGWNTPGSPGAQVPEPWLFTGGLYGTVIVATSMLGCAIMRALRRRYPHLGVVGLLITTYVIFVVLATLLELLWMRVGFYTYLATPSGLPVFFPDTYYKYPFVEGMFFSGMLTSMVYLRWSINDRGESVAGRGITTMRIANGPKSGIRLMSIVGFTNVIVFLVFYVPYLLIWSPHPEKVPLDIQRRSYFMNGLCGPQTHIACPDKNVPLLREGSVTITPDGKLYIPDGVQLPSGPTTFDEAQRLYEEGRR